From the Cloeon dipterum chromosome 4, ieCloDipt1.1, whole genome shotgun sequence genome, the window TCAGGTTTTGCGTAACTCGGTGGTGTATGGATTTCGCCGCTGTGCTGAAATGCTGCCAGAGTGACGGCGCAGCTCGAGCGTCGAGCCACACTGTATTGATTAGAGGTTCATTTCGTCTTGCGTCCTTTGCTGAGAGGCGCGCGCTTTGGTCTTTTAATTGCATCTGCTAGCAAAGGCCTTTCAGTACGTTTGCATCGTAATTGCGCTGGCTGTAATTAAAGGAGTGTTCATGCTGCTAATCATTACCTAAACCGCTCACCTCTGTTTACGTTCGCCACACTGGAAATTGTGTTTGCTCTACACCGCGTTTTTTTCATGGTTAAATAGGGGGAACAGACTCTTCAGGCTAAAAACTGGATTGTTGAACTTCACAAAGTAAATACGGGTGTTTTCCATAGCAAATTGAAATGTGCTGTTTTTCCGGTTTTGACCGGTGCtttaaatttggcattttttcaTAAACAGGCCACAGTCAAAGACACACACGCCATCGCAAAACGAATGTGAAATGCCATGCTCGCAacaggaataatttttgagactgattaatttccactttcaaaaaataagcAGATTTATCagtagaaaaatgaaaacaacctcaATTTAGTCTCCTTCGctaaacaattcatttttaattataacggTAGCTGATTGTCTCAGCAAGTATACGGACTTTTGTGATTGCGGGAATCTGCATTATATTCCCCACTCAGCTCTCCAGAATAACGCAACCTGACGAATTCCGACAGTTCCTGAAATAAGCGAATTCTGCCCGAGAAGAGCCTGCTTATGCAAATCGGCCAGTTCCCACACTCATTTCTCGCGCATCCAGCGACAATTCGTTTCAGAAACAATCCCCTCTCCTTAACCTGCATTATTTGCCGGATCTTGCAGACGCGGCATCGGAATTAACTGTTGTCATTGTTTGTCGTCAGGACAAATAGCGAGGCCGGACTGGACAACATGGGCCGCCGGCCGCAGCAACAGTACCCTGGGGCCGACGAGAAGCGGCGCTCCAGTCCGCGGCCCGACCTCATCGAGAACGTGCTCGAGTCGCAGCGGGCGTGCGACAGCATCTCGGAGAAGTCGATGGACCTGAGCTCGCCCGAAGAGCAGGGCGAGATTCCGCACCTGCCCGGACAGCTGAACGCCGACGAACTGTACGCCGTGCCGGTCAAGCGGCGCGAGCGCAACTGGAAGAACATCGACGAGCCCGCCGAGCAGAAGCAGCCCCTGCTGAACCCTGACGACGAGGACGAGACTGAAGAGACCCTTCCTCCTGGCTGGGAGAAACATGAAGGTCAGTACTCTCTTTTCACTTAtggagaaattgaaaatattaaaatgaaaatagaaaatgaagTGAAttgtaaaaaggcaaaaataattttagatattttattaatcccTCTTTATTGAGCAGAAGTATCAGTCATCATTGATTTTAACGAGATATGCATGGAACTTTCCTTCTAGAATATTCGTGACTTATCAAGCAAAATTTACCCCAATTGAATAGCTTTTAACATTGTAGGATGAAATTGTAGGTTTGTGATATTTCCGGATTTTTTAGGAGGAATTGTTGTCGCACAGTGGGAGTAATGGGGTTTCACGAAAttcagcaattatttttgtctgtttCTGACGACCAACTgcactttaaaatgaaattaaacagaaaaacaattttaaatatagtttgCCATATGATTAAAGATAACagttccaaaatatttactgtacTATCTGCTGCATATTAATGTTTATTCCagctatttaatttcttacatTTAGTTTGGCATTCTCGAGAAAGTTGACACAGTTTAAGTTCCAGAGCATTCCGTTTGCAAAAAGGCACTTTTAGAgtgttaaaatattgacatttcGCTCTCTGGCTCCATATATCTTTACAAGCCTCTTGTTAAACACTTTTTCTTACTTTTCAGATAATGACGGTCCATACTTCTGGCATATCAAAAGCGGCACAATTCAGAGGGAACCTCCTCAGAGCGACAAGAAGGTGGATGGCAAGAGAGTCACACTGCGGGACTCTGAGAACGTAAGATTGCTTTCATGTCGCACACCGCAGttgtaattaatattactATTCCGGCGCAGATGATGCCATTTCCCACCGGGGTCACCCGTAGCAGCACCAGTTCGGCCTTGGAGGAGCTGCAGGAGGGCGGCAAGAGGAAAGAGGACCGAAGGGAGGAAATGGCTTACAAGTGAGTGAAAGTTTAATCACCTTGCTCAAATCCGTTTGTttgaaatgctaaaaattatgcaattacCTTGACATCGAAGGCCATATCGAATgccattatttgaaaataatattttgttgaaaattccTAATAGgaatcaaatataattttatcacaggacaagaaaaaaattaaatttttaatttcagacgcCGCAGCTATCCAGCTCGAATTGAGCCAGAAGCCAAGGAGAGATCCATCCGATTTGCAGTCCGCTCCCTTGGCTGGGTGGAAATCGCCGAGGATGACCTGACCCCTGAGAGGAGCAGCAGGGCTGTCAACAAATGCATTGTGGATTTGTCGCTAGGCAGAAACGACCTTCTTGACGTCGTTGGACGATGGGGAGACGTAAGTATATCACATACCCGTCATTTGCGGTCGCAATGgtagaaataaattgctcTTTGCAGGGGAAAGATCTGTTCATGGACTTGGACGAAGGTGCTTTGAAGCTGATAGATCCAGAGAACCTGACTGTTCTCAACACGCAACCCATTCACACAATCAGGGTGTGGGGAGTTGGCCGGGACAACGGAAGGTAAAACTGCGATTTTGCTTTAATCATAACTAGGGTTGCCACTTTCTTGGTTTTGTGAGAGTTAAATTAGGGATCaatgatattaatatttttttattacttatgACTCtaacttgattaaaatatttaaaaagaaactaaTGTGTTAGCgtccagaaaaaattattttattattttttaacctctgctcagcattTCACGTGGGCTATGGGCTCACCGTTAGcgttttctttattaaagTTAATGTAATAATAGTTAGTTAGCTGAAGTAATGTTTACCctccattattaaaaaaagtcaaCATTATAAGAAAATGAAAGGGTTGTGGAATTTTGTCCTGTCAGTTGGCAACCATATtctgttattttcttttcaaggcATTTAGTTTGATATCAGTAATCTAACTCGTAAACTCTTTGCCATTTTCCTGGCGCTGTTGGAACAACAGAGAGAGGTAAAACATGCATTAATGTGTTATTGTTGTGGCCGTGCATTTTACTCGCGTTTCGCATGCATGAACTGCAGTAACCCCGGCACTTTCAGCTGCTGCTTGTTTACACAAACACACAGCGATAGAATTAATTCGTCAATTGAATTTGCGACCACTGACGTCGTCGAGCGCTTGCAAACGTGCCATTACGTAGACCCCGCCGCTGTAGCACGGCTATCCGTCATGCAATTGAAGATTTCGCAGTTCGTGATTCAGATCGCGTGCCTCGCAGATTCGCAATGACTAATGACTTAGCAAAAGTATCAGTTGAGTGCACGCAAATGAATGCAGATTGAGTGTTATTAACCTTacaagattaattatttttgtccctGGCATCTaccacactcacacacacagagcTGAAAAGAGCACTCTGCCGGCTGTGCAAGCGCTTTTAATGACGATTAAAGCGGCCGCTCGTAGAAAATTAGTCAGCACTTTTAGAGTTGATCGTGATAAGCATGAGGCTCTTTTGACCAAAATCGATCCTTGGCTGAATTGCTGCTCCGTTCACAGGGATTTCGCATATGTGGCGCGCGACAGAGGAACCCGAAAGCACATGTGCCACGTATTCCGCTGCGACATCCCCGCGCGGACGATCGCCAACACGCTGCGGGACATCTGCAAGAAGATCATGATCGAACGCTCCCTGCAGCAGAACCTGGCCAAGCCCATCGACATCAGCGCAGTCGGGTCTGCACGAGCTGGACTCGCAGTCAGACCGACCAACCTGCCAACTGAACACAGGCGCTTCCACTCAAGAAATGgtcagaatttaattagtaaGTCCaatcttctctctctctctctctctctctctctctctctctctctctctctctctctctctctctctctctctctctctctctctctatctctatctcttttaattttttttatttatgctcaggaaaaatatatgtattttaataaacccgtgtataatttaaaagaagcataggagatttaaaaaataggattATGGcctacttattttattttataagcagaatatagtaaaataatcaatttttaaaatatagtaaaTTCTTACTTTCTATTTCGATTTTGTCGAGAATTTTTAGAtacgttaaaaattgaaatattatttatttttaatattgttcaaAAGACTTTCAAATGTCATGAAATaaccaaaaaatcatttatgaatgtgcaatttgaattttagaagcacttaatttgctttttcagCTCAATCTTTCCCTACACCGATGGAAGAACCAAAAAAGGTGCTGAAGGCGATGTATCTAGGTGCAATGCAGGTGACCAAGTCCACCGGAATGGAAATCCTGAATGACGCCATCGAGAAGATGATGTCAAACAACCCCAAAGAGCAGTGGAAAACTGTCAACGTCGCTGTCGCCCCGTCTATGATATCCATCTCTCTTCCGGGGGTAAGAGCGCCTTCACACGCAATTTGCCACGCAGAATGCTAAAAATATGTGGTCCTTAGGATGATGAACAGATCGTCACTGAGTGTCGAGTGCGCTACTTGTCTTTCTTGGGCATCGGAAAAGATGTGAAGCAGTGTGCCTTCATAATGCACACAGCACAAGACTTATTTATTGCTCACGTTTTCCACTGTGAGCCGTCGTCGGGAGCTTTGTGCAAAACAATAGAGGCTGCTTGCAAAGTGAGTATGgataaacttaaaataaatattcgtgaaatcaaagtgactattttttattagttgcttttttaattatttgatgaaGCAATCTAATTCTTTGCATCACGTCTGATTTAGTTGAGGTATCAGAAGTGTCTTGATGCACACCCAAACGGACTTGGTCAGGGTTTGGCTGAAGCGGCCAACAATACGGGCAAAGGCCTCGGCGCTACCCTCAAGTCTTTGGTCGGCTCACTCACGGGACGTAAGGGCAAAGGCGGCTCGTTAGAATCCTGAGATGAGGCCTCGGCTTTACAGGTAAATTATTAAGGCAATCTGCGTGAATTTCACCACCAAttcggaaataaaattttaaaaataataatttataatatttaaacatttattaagATTGTTCTTTGTGAGTCTTATATTGTTAATATAATTTGCCagtttttgtttacaaaaatttcaaatcactcTTTGCCTGATCGTGGCGTTTCCTTTTTTCAGGATGGCTCATGGAGTCCGCCTGTAGAGCGCGAGGTAATCCCACACAGACACTTGCAGTCACCAATGACGTGTGAAATGTTCAGTGGCGCTGCCGACGAGGCCGCCAACAGTGAATCTGAGGACGAAGAAAACGAGGAGGAGATCGACACCTCTGTGCCCGACGCGATGGGCAAAAAATCCTGGTATTAGAATGCGATTAAGTGACAAGGACAGACAGACTGTGCCATGTGTGGTCATTGCCGAGTGCGCTTCATCTCTCAAAAGTTGACAGAATAACCGCTAAATCAGCAGCTTTGTACTAGTGTGGATAGCAAAAAATCTCTCACCGAGAAACCGGCCGCCCGAAACAGCGATTAACGCTTCATTCCTTTCAAAAAGAGAATTTCTTGTTCCATTTATCCGAGAAGAGCGCATGTTTGTGTTTCTTGCGTTTGCCTCGCCAGCAGGGGAAATTCGGGCGGCTgcccacacacacactaatGTAACAGAAACCGTGTATATTGTGTACAAACTGGATTGAGCAAGCACGAGGCCAGCACACCAAACCTATTTAATCTATAACGAGTAAATATACACGACGGCAAGAGGTAAAAACAAAGAGGAACGGGAGGCACACAAAGAAACACACTCTCAGTGAGCGACTAGGCTGCTTTTCAGTGAGTCATTGGCAGCTTTTCGCGCATGAAAAACGGGGAAGAATCAAAGTTATAGAGGTAGTATATTTGTGGGTCCATTACTGATGAACACTCAGTGCTCGACGAGAGCTAGTGCGTCGTTATTTCTTGTAGCGCGTTCCGGCTGCAgcccaaaaattataatcataaacacacacacacacacacacgctgtaTGAGTGTAAGTAAGAAGTACATCCCGCCCGTGCATCTCGCATACAACAAACCTAATCTCATTCACAAGTCTGCTCATCCCGGTACACAGACTTTTTAATGTATATTATGCTTCTGATTTTTGTATATCTtttatatcgattctttttaagtTGGCGTTCCAAACCAGGGCAACTCGAGACTCTATTATTTTACCTGTTCGAAGCTATGATTTTATTCCGGCAGAGTAGTACATgtgatattttgtaaataggacttTCGCTTAATTTAAGTTTCCCCTGCGAACATATTTGAACGGGGGAGTGCCATATAGAATATGTGTGGGCAGTGTTCTCTTCGCGAGCtgatttttgccaaattccTGCGCCGTTTCCTTTCCCAACAGTGGTGGAGATTTGACTGATTCGAGATTGCCTTGGCAATTGAACACTGACAATACTTCAATGTCACTTAAAGTAACCATTTGTAAGCTAATCGCCCAAAGTTTGCCAAACATCAGCCAAATCTACTCCCACCATTTAATAGTAGTGATTTCTCTGTACTTGAACGCTGTTTGTTGGAATTATCTACATGTGCCTCTGATTAAGTAGTGGATCGAACGAAGAGTAATTTTACTTTAGGTGTGTAATCCTGAAATATTGCCCtggcccttttttatttattctttacatTAAAGAGCGGTATTCCCTGTAATTATAATTCTTCACACATCCCAGAAACCGACGCTGGAGAGTTAACTAAGGCGAAAATAATCTCACCTTTCTCATATATTGAACCTCACGTGCGAATAAATTGTTAACTGTCCAGAAATAGCAAGTGCATCCTTTGAAGTAAGGtgaataataatcaaattatgaTGAAGTGCGGCGCGcgcgaaagagaaaaataatccttTGAGTGTAAGAGCAAAAATGATTACGGAAAAGGAAgacaagtgaaaattttgtctcGTCCCCAAGCAAACTATAGAGAAAATAATCAGTTTGAATGTGTAAAACTACTCTTAAGGCAGCAAAACACAATTGTAATCGGATAATTAGCATCAGTATGTACAGACAGTAGGTCGCAAATTGCATGCAGCAACAAAGACACACTTAATTAACACAAAAACACTCACACACTTGACGACAAAAGATATAAAGATTTTGCGTTCGGTGTTCGTTTCCTGCCCTCGAGCCACAAACGTACTCTGCGAGTGGAATTATGCGCGGCATTTGCAGAAACACCTTTCAGGGTCAGCCACAGCTTCGTAATTCTGTACTCGATTCATGCACCTTGCTAGATCTATTGAATTCCTCGAGGAAAAGCCACAAGAGAGCGGCGTGCCTGCGTGTCTTTTAGGAGTGCGAGTCGTAATTATAATTCTTCCTTCAGTATTGCAGTCGCTGCATTGTTGCGCCAGCACGCCACTGCTGCTGTGCCCATTTTGCATTGGTTGCATTTGCTATGCAGGTGGTACAAAAGTGTGTTCCGACGATCAGAGCTGTTGttaattgttgttgttgttttgcgCTTGATAATGCATCTttcaaaacctaaaaaatccCTTCGAaatcacaaacacacacacacacacttggGTGGTAgcgaaatttatattcaaatagACCATCTACCTTTTGGTCAAAGCAGTGTGGCTCGCACTGTCTTTGGATacttacaagaaaaaaataggcACCTTATACATACTACTGCATGAGAGATTATAAACATGTGAGCAGATTTTTGATGAGAAAATGTTgaatggattaaatttttattttttagataaagaAGATGATGTAATGAAATGGAAAGTGTTTTCCGTGGTTATATCGATGTGTGTattgaaaatggcaatttttgcatcttttggactaattggaaataaatcaacacTCCTCTGTTTTTAGGTACATGGTCTATTGAAATGAATACCGATTTGCTctctaaaatggaaaaaaatattgtaaaaacatGATTAATGATAAATTGCCTTTTctgtgaataaataataattatttcaattaaatgtcgttttttattttctgctaaaCTATcgttggaaatgaaaattcaggTGGGCAAATTTGACAACAACTGTTGCTCCTGAGATTTCAaacagttttgattttaactgaaatattttaccaaaacaCAGAATTGGTTTGGAAACATAAgtattttttagttataaGCAGTAGTGAGTCAAAGGTTcttttaatcttaatttctagaattttaaGGACTCTAGCCACTTATTTTGAAGAGGATTTTGTTAAATGATATAGCGGCGAATGAACtgttaaatgataaaaattttattctcctTATTATCATATAGGCTTTTAAACTaagagtttatttaaaaatcaatatatttcaacaaattctGAGCCACGTCAATAAGTGGCACTCTTCAGAGCAGTGCCGGATCTTTGCAGTTAACATCTGATTATACTGAACTAGATTTGTTACTATAATGGCACCGAGAGAAGGTTAAGAAAAGTATCGTCCAGGAAAAATAGAACTGGCGTGTCACAGGCATGGAGGTATCAAAGAACCGACACTGCActtgaaaatagaaatacgTGACAAAGATTTAACGGAAGTGAAGAGTGAGATAGATTTCGCTTCTTATACAAGCAGCAGAAGCCAGCGagtaaataaacattattttcatatatgtaattatatataatctactagaaaatacatttatatCCATCTCTTTGATTGGTTGACTGTCTGACACCGATTGAAAACAATGGCTAAAATGCTGAGTTGATTTGTCGCATTTCGTACTTGGATTAGATAACTTGTGCAAATGACTGGGATTAAATCTCGGAAAACCATGTTGCACAGAATGCAGAACAAAAGTAGTGTGCACTGCTagtatacataatatatatatat encodes:
- the LOC135944099 gene encoding protein Fe65 homolog isoform X1, whose amino-acid sequence is MLQGSGLRSPLSLRLGISETQNPFCSLLSLGMANPPAQADNEEVFLENGLLSYENPNYHLDPARLDDALNSNDPEAAAALYKELYHELDAVCNLQSRGGSGSAGARRHYAALDLGAMGVDVSAGPTLKCVLLGAAHSPDSENNRTNSEAGLDNMGRRPQQQYPGADEKRRSSPRPDLIENVLESQRACDSISEKSMDLSSPEEQGEIPHLPGQLNADELYAVPVKRRERNWKNIDEPAEQKQPLLNPDDEDETEETLPPGWEKHEDNDGPYFWHIKSGTIQREPPQSDKKVDGKRVTLRDSENMMPFPTGVTRSSTSSALEELQEGGKRKEDRREEMAYKRRSYPARIEPEAKERSIRFAVRSLGWVEIAEDDLTPERSSRAVNKCIVDLSLGRNDLLDVVGRWGDGKDLFMDLDEGALKLIDPENLTVLNTQPIHTIRVWGVGRDNGRDFAYVARDRGTRKHMCHVFRCDIPARTIANTLRDICKKIMIERSLQQNLAKPIDISAVGSARAGLAVRPTNLPTEHRRFHSRNGQNLITQSFPTPMEEPKKVLKAMYLGAMQVTKSTGMEILNDAIEKMMSNNPKEQWKTVNVAVAPSMISISLPGDDEQIVTECRVRYLSFLGIGKDVKQCAFIMHTAQDLFIAHVFHCEPSSGALCKTIEAACKLRYQKCLDAHPNGLGQGLAEAANNTGKGLGATLKSLVGSLTGRKGKGGSLES
- the LOC135944099 gene encoding protein Fe65 homolog isoform X2 yields the protein MEWESSSSLARTQNQLAAELKNGLLSYENPNYHLDPARLDDALNSNDPEAAAALYKELYHELDAVCNLQSRGGSGSAGARRHYAALDLGAMGVDVSAGPTLKCVLLGAAHSPDSENNRTNSEAGLDNMGRRPQQQYPGADEKRRSSPRPDLIENVLESQRACDSISEKSMDLSSPEEQGEIPHLPGQLNADELYAVPVKRRERNWKNIDEPAEQKQPLLNPDDEDETEETLPPGWEKHEDNDGPYFWHIKSGTIQREPPQSDKKVDGKRVTLRDSENMMPFPTGVTRSSTSSALEELQEGGKRKEDRREEMAYKRRSYPARIEPEAKERSIRFAVRSLGWVEIAEDDLTPERSSRAVNKCIVDLSLGRNDLLDVVGRWGDGKDLFMDLDEGALKLIDPENLTVLNTQPIHTIRVWGVGRDNGRDFAYVARDRGTRKHMCHVFRCDIPARTIANTLRDICKKIMIERSLQQNLAKPIDISAVGSARAGLAVRPTNLPTEHRRFHSRNGQNLITQSFPTPMEEPKKVLKAMYLGAMQVTKSTGMEILNDAIEKMMSNNPKEQWKTVNVAVAPSMISISLPGDDEQIVTECRVRYLSFLGIGKDVKQCAFIMHTAQDLFIAHVFHCEPSSGALCKTIEAACKLRYQKCLDAHPNGLGQGLAEAANNTGKGLGATLKSLVGSLTGRKGKGGSLES